The following are encoded together in the Odocoileus virginianus isolate 20LAN1187 ecotype Illinois chromosome 28, Ovbor_1.2, whole genome shotgun sequence genome:
- the FADD gene encoding FAS-associated death domain protein isoform X1, with protein sequence MDPFLVLLHSVSAGLSGSDLAQLKFLCRNCVTKRKLELAQSGLDLFAVLLEQNELSAENTGLLRELLRSLKRADLLRRLDDFERGAASGAAPEERDLQAAMEIICDNVGKDWKRLARHLSVSDIKIEAIEEKYPRNLAEQVRELLRVWKSSARQDAAVSRLVGALRGCQLNVVADLIEEDQRAQAHQSGSTDPGPLMAWDSGSAAPGAS encoded by the exons ATGGACCCGTTTCTGGTGCTGCTGCACTCCGTGTCGGCCGGGCTGTCGGGCAGCGACCTGGCCCAGCTCAAGTTCCTGTGCCGGAACTGCGTTACCAAGAGAAAGCTGGAGCTCGCGCAGAGCGGCCTGGACCTCTTCGCCGTGCTGCTCGAGCAGAACGAGCTGAGCGCCGAGAACACCGGGCTCCTACGCGAGCTGCTCCGCTCCCTGAAGCGCGCGGACCTCCTGCGCCGCCTGGACGACTTCGAACGGGGCGCGGCGAGCGGGGCGGCGCCGGAGGAGCGAG ACCTGCAGGCAGCGATGGAGATCATCTGTGATAACGTGGGGAAGGACTGGAAGAGGCTGGCTCGTCACCTCAGCGTGTCTGACATCAAGATCGAAGCCATCGAGGAGAAGTACCCCCGAAACCTGGCGGAGCAGGTGAGGGAGCTGCTGAGGGTCTGGAAGAGCAGCGCGAGGCAGGACGCGGCTGTGTCCCGCCTGGTGGGCGCGCTCCGGGGCTGCCAGCTGAACGTGGTGGCGGACCTCATCGAGGAGGACCAGCGGGCCCAGGCCCACCAGAGCGGGAGCACCGACCCCGGGCCCCTCATGGCCTGGGACTCGGGCTCCGCCGCCCCAGGAGCCTCCTGA